In Paludibaculum fermentans, the genomic stretch CAACAACAACAGCTGCCGGTTGTGGGGAGAACCGGTGGTTGCAGACGGCGATGGGAGTGATGGGTCATCGGCGTTTCTAAATTCAAAATACCTTTAGTGGACAGGAAATGTCAACTATAAAATATGAATGTCGATAGGCTATGTGTAGATTGAGCGCGGCGACGATGGTTGGCGCGGTTGCGACTCCCTGACACGCCTGGCCGGAAGGCCTTTTGCAGCTGAGTCTCGCGGTGGGCTCCAGATGGGTGTGCGCAATGCAGTAATGTAGTTGCTTGGCTTGTCACGATCCTGGTGCGATCTGCCGAGATCGGGTTTCCTGTGCGAGGCCTTGGGCGGTATGGTCCACGTCGAAAAGGAGTCCGAGTGAATTCGATTGTTAGCGCCATTGGCTGGCACATGGTGGGCGCCGCGTCGGCCGCCTCTTTTTACGCTCCGATTGGCAAAGTGAAGAAGTGGTCGTGGGAGACCACCTGGGCGGTTGCCGGTATCTTCTCCTGGGTTCTGCTGCCCATTGTGGTGAGCTTCTGCCTGCTGCCCGACTTCCGGGCGTTCTACGCCGCGCTGGATTCGAGCGTCGTCCTGAAGGCATTCCTGTTTGGTTGCATGTGGGGCGTCGGCAATGTGAACTACGGCCTGACGATGCGCTACCTGGGCATGTCGCTCGGGATCGGGATTGCGATCGGCACTACTCTTGTGGTCGGTACACTGCTGCCGCCCTTCCTGCACGGGCAGTTCCTCTTCCTGTTCACTTCGAACAATGGGCTGGTGACGCTGGCAGGCATCCTGGTCGCGCTGGTGGGCGTGGGGGTTGTGACGTACGCGGGCCATCAAAAGGAGCAGCAACTGGGGCTCACCGCCGCGGAGTTCGACCTGAAAAAGGGCCTCATGCTGGCGCTGATGTGCGGATTCTTCTCTTCCGGGATGTCGTTCGCCATCGACGCGTCGAAGCCGATGGAGCAGGCAGCGCTGCAGTTGGGTGTGGATCCGCTGTATGCCGCGCTGCCCAGCTACGTCATCATCATGGGCGGCGGCGCGCTGGTCAACTTCGCCTACTGCATCGGGCGGTTGGTGATGAAGAGCGAGCTGTCCTTCCGGGCCGACTGTTCGCAGCCGATGGCTGTGAACCTGAGAAACGGCCTGCTGGCGGCGACCGGCGGGACCATGTGGTACCTGCAGTTCTTCTTCTACGCCTGGGGCGCGGCCAACATCCCGCAGAACCTGTCGTATGTGAACTGGATGCTGCACATGAGCGGGTATGTGCTGTTCGGCGGGTTGGTCGGCCTGGCGCTGGGCGAATGGGCCCACGTGAAGCGGCGCCCGATCGTGATCCTGTGGATCGGGATGTTGATCATCATCCTGGCGGCGAACCTGGTGGGATTGGGGATGGCGATCTAGGCCGGGTCGACGTCGCGCCGCCTAGTTGCGGACGCCGTCTGGAGCCACCAGCGCAGTTCAGAGCATTGCAAGAGAAGGCGGGACGGCGTCCATCCGCGGGCTTCAATAACGATTTCCACGGCCATCCCGCCGACTCCGTTAGCTGCTGCGATATGTCCCAAACGCAAGTGCGTGCTTGTAGCTACTCGCCGACAATGCGAAGATCAAGCGTATTTGGCGAGTTCGGGCAGGAATTCTCGTGATAGATCCAAATCGCTTTGCCGTTGTCTGCCGCCAGCATGTTCAATACCTTCGAGATGGTCATATTTCTGATCTCAACAGGTCTGGGAGGTGTCTTGGGTTTGTCCGTTGCCCAGATGGAGCGGGGAAGTCTATAGTTCAGCTTTGTATCTTCAAGATATTTGCGAGCTTCTGCGGATTGTATCAGGTGATCCAGTGAAAGCCAGAGGTTTGTGGTGTCCGTAAAAGAGAGGCGAGCTATGGGGACGTCGAGGAATCTCGGCCGGTCGGCTTGAAGCGCAACGTTGATCACCCCGTCGGCAACCGTCCAATGGGCGCCGCCGCCGGTGATGGTGGCGATATGCGTCAGAGCATCGCCGAGCGTCATTTCTCCCGTCGCTCGGAACGCAACACTAGCTTCTGGCTTGCACGAACGGGCCGAGATGATTCCTCCTGGAACTCCGGCGGCGAGTAGCGTATGGAACACTGCCTGGGTGAAGGGGCGTGTCCCCTCGACGGTATGTCCCAGTCGCCGCTCCTGAGGCTCAGAAGATGGCGTGGTGACCGGTTGTGCCAGGAGTGACAGAGCAAAGAATGGCAGGGCCGCCAACTTGACGGAGGTTTTGGAGTTAAGCATTGGTGAAATTCTCCTGCTCATTGTTACGGAGTCGTGATCGTGCCAGCTACATTAGGGTCCCCGGAATAATATCCGCGCTGAATGTTGATGATTGTTGTAAGGTTGTAGGACTTACCTTGAATCACTATTAGGGAGAATGCGATTAAAAATTACCATGCAAAATGAGAGATGTCAATGGATGTTTTATTTGATATCTATCGAAACCGAGAACCAAGAGGTCAAGATAGGAGAAGTGGACGAACTGCCGTATGACATATCCTCGCGCAAAGCACTGCGCGGATTATCAGGCCGCGAATGGTGCGATCATCGCAAAACGGGTTCAAGCTAGCGGTCGCTGCCGTTCTCGGTTGTGACAGTGCCTGCATGTTTGACCCATGGAGGGACGCCTTTCGGCTGGGGGCGTTGAACACAAGGGTCGCGGGCTTAATGTCCGTGGAACCCGGCGGAGCGTGGCGATCTCAGCCCAGAACTACGACCCTGGCCGTACTGTTTGCGAGGCTTTCCAGTTTGCGATCAAACGTGAGAAGGGCGGCATGGTGGGTGGCCGCGACTTGCAGGAGATAGGCGTCCGTCACCTGTT encodes the following:
- the rhaT gene encoding L-rhamnose/proton symporter RhaT; this encodes MNSIVSAIGWHMVGAASAASFYAPIGKVKKWSWETTWAVAGIFSWVLLPIVVSFCLLPDFRAFYAALDSSVVLKAFLFGCMWGVGNVNYGLTMRYLGMSLGIGIAIGTTLVVGTLLPPFLHGQFLFLFTSNNGLVTLAGILVALVGVGVVTYAGHQKEQQLGLTAAEFDLKKGLMLALMCGFFSSGMSFAIDASKPMEQAALQLGVDPLYAALPSYVIIMGGGALVNFAYCIGRLVMKSELSFRADCSQPMAVNLRNGLLAATGGTMWYLQFFFYAWGAANIPQNLSYVNWMLHMSGYVLFGGLVGLALGEWAHVKRRPIVILWIGMLIIILAANLVGLGMAI